The Akkermansia sp. N21116 genome includes a region encoding these proteins:
- a CDS encoding exodeoxyribonuclease III: MKLVSWNVNGLRATLGKGLPEAVDSLQPDIVCFQEIKARPEQVADLWLAAWPHQLWNPAEKPGYSGVLTLSRIAPLAVTTGIGWPDHDREGRVCTMEFERFYLVNCYTPNSQNELARLPYRQEWDEAFRKYVVALAGKKPVVFCGDLNVAHEEIDIARPDTNHFSAGFSDEERADFTELLQSGFVDTFRALHPDARDEYSWWSYRGGARARNVGWRIDYFCVSQALMPCVKAASIHQNVMGSDHCPVSLELD; this comes from the coding sequence ATGAAACTGGTATCCTGGAATGTCAATGGACTCCGAGCCACGCTGGGGAAGGGACTTCCCGAAGCTGTGGATTCCCTGCAACCCGACATCGTCTGTTTCCAGGAGATCAAGGCGCGACCGGAACAGGTCGCCGACTTGTGGCTGGCTGCATGGCCTCACCAGCTCTGGAATCCGGCGGAGAAACCCGGATATTCCGGCGTGTTGACCTTGAGCCGAATTGCTCCTTTGGCTGTGACGACGGGAATCGGCTGGCCCGACCATGACCGGGAGGGGCGTGTTTGCACGATGGAGTTCGAGCGCTTCTACCTCGTCAATTGCTATACTCCCAATTCGCAGAATGAACTGGCCCGTCTTCCGTATCGGCAGGAATGGGATGAAGCGTTCAGGAAATACGTTGTCGCTCTGGCGGGTAAAAAGCCGGTTGTCTTTTGTGGCGATTTGAATGTCGCTCATGAGGAAATCGACATTGCCCGTCCGGATACGAATCATTTTTCCGCCGGTTTTTCCGATGAGGAGCGTGCCGATTTTACGGAACTTCTCCAATCCGGTTTTGTTGATACCTTCCGGGCCTTGCATCCCGATGCCCGTGACGAGTACTCCTGGTGGTCGTATCGTGGCGGAGCCCGCGCCCGCAATGTGGGATGGCGCATCGATTATTTCTGTGTGTCGCAGGCGTTGATGCCGTGTGTCAAGGCGGCCTCCATCCACCAGAATGTGATGGGATCGGACCATTGTCCCGTATCGTTGGAACTCGATTGA
- the rdgB gene encoding RdgB/HAM1 family non-canonical purine NTP pyrophosphatase, protein MKPLLVIATRNAHKTDEIRAMLADSYEVHDLSSFPEAPPVEETGTTFLENATLKAVSASKCIPGIILADDSGIEVDALGGKPGVWSSSFGGEEGNHDKNNAFMISELKRVGADSSEKAAARFRCVMVLAKDGCVIAEFSGSVEGCMVTEKRGEGGFGYDPLFIPEGYDKTFAELPGDVKNSMSHRARALEKAVAWLASRS, encoded by the coding sequence ATGAAACCTCTTCTCGTGATTGCAACACGCAATGCCCACAAGACGGATGAAATCCGTGCCATGCTGGCGGATTCCTACGAAGTCCATGATTTGTCCTCCTTTCCGGAGGCGCCTCCCGTCGAAGAAACGGGGACGACGTTTTTGGAAAATGCTACGTTGAAGGCGGTTTCCGCTTCCAAATGCATCCCCGGGATCATTCTGGCGGACGATTCCGGCATTGAGGTGGACGCCTTGGGTGGCAAACCCGGCGTATGGTCGTCAAGTTTTGGCGGAGAGGAAGGAAATCATGACAAGAACAATGCTTTCATGATCAGCGAACTGAAACGTGTCGGAGCCGACTCTTCGGAGAAAGCGGCGGCACGGTTCCGCTGTGTGATGGTTCTGGCAAAGGACGGATGTGTCATTGCCGAATTTTCCGGCAGTGTGGAAGGCTGCATGGTGACGGAGAAGCGCGGGGAGGGCGGTTTTGGTTATGACCCGTTGTTTATACCGGAGGGTTACGACAAGACTTTTGCCGAGTTGCCCGGTGACGTCAAAAACTCAATGTCCCACCGGGCTCGCGCCTTGGAAAAAGCCGTGGCCTGGCTCGCTTCACGGTCATAA
- a CDS encoding ArsB/NhaD family transporter → MSVAACLAAFIFVASYTLIVSEKIHRTIVALFGAVLMILTGILTQEQAISYIDFNTLGLLIGMMILVTITMQTGVFSYMAVWSAKKARGNPILLLVFLSVLTAFCSAFLDNVTTVLLMIPVTFSITADIKVPARPFIIAQIMASNIGGTATLIGDPPNIMIGSAVKELDFISFLSNLGDICLVILAVTIAIIVLIYRKDLKTTPELRRKIMNMNERSLIKKPILLKKCLTVLAMTVLMFIFHGQIGMESGTVALAGASFLMLLTLSSNTRILENVFSRVEWTAIFFFVGLFILVGALVQTGIINELAQFTMHATKGDHTVTTMAILFLSAIMSAFVDNIPFVATMIPLIKDMGAMGMTNLEPLWWALSLGACLGGNGTIVGASANVVAISIASKRGCSISFLQFMKVAFPLMMLSVCISAVYIYVRYL, encoded by the coding sequence ATGAGTGTAGCCGCCTGCCTCGCCGCCTTTATCTTTGTCGCCTCTTACACACTGATCGTCTCCGAGAAAATACACCGGACCATCGTCGCTCTTTTCGGCGCCGTCCTCATGATTCTGACGGGGATTCTCACACAGGAGCAGGCCATCTCCTATATTGATTTCAATACGTTAGGTCTCTTGATCGGAATGATGATCCTGGTGACGATTACCATGCAAACGGGAGTTTTCAGCTACATGGCGGTATGGTCGGCCAAAAAGGCACGGGGCAATCCCATTCTGCTGCTGGTTTTCCTGTCGGTGCTGACGGCATTCTGCTCGGCCTTCCTGGACAACGTCACAACCGTCCTCCTGATGATTCCGGTCACATTCAGCATCACGGCAGACATCAAAGTCCCTGCTCGGCCTTTCATCATTGCCCAGATCATGGCCTCTAACATCGGCGGTACCGCTACCCTCATCGGCGATCCGCCCAACATTATGATCGGCAGCGCCGTCAAAGAACTGGACTTCATATCATTCTTAAGCAACCTGGGAGATATTTGCCTGGTCATCCTGGCCGTCACGATCGCCATCATCGTTCTCATCTACAGAAAGGATTTGAAGACAACTCCGGAACTGCGCCGAAAGATCATGAACATGAACGAACGCAGCCTGATAAAAAAACCAATCCTGCTCAAGAAATGCCTTACCGTCCTGGCCATGACCGTCCTCATGTTCATCTTTCACGGACAAATTGGCATGGAATCCGGTACCGTTGCCCTGGCCGGAGCTTCCTTCCTCATGCTTCTGACACTCTCCAGCAATACCCGGATTCTGGAAAACGTCTTCAGCCGGGTCGAATGGACGGCCATCTTCTTCTTCGTCGGGCTTTTCATTCTGGTTGGTGCTCTCGTCCAAACCGGAATCATCAACGAATTGGCTCAATTCACGATGCACGCCACCAAGGGCGACCATACCGTCACGACGATGGCCATCCTCTTCCTCAGTGCGATCATGTCCGCTTTCGTCGATAATATTCCTTTTGTTGCCACCATGATCCCCCTGATCAAGGACATGGGGGCCATGGGAATGACAAATCTGGAACCTCTCTGGTGGGCACTGTCCCTGGGCGCCTGCCTGGGAGGCAACGGCACGATTGTCGGAGCAAGCGCCAATGTCGTTGCAATCAGCATCGCCTCCAAGCGCGGTTGCAGCATCTCCTTCCTCCAATTCATGAAGGTGGCCTTTCCTCTGATGATGCTTTCCGTCTGTATCTCGGCCGTCTACATCTACGTCCGGTATCTGTAA
- a CDS encoding glycoside hydrolase family 97 protein — translation MKYPIILSSIAGLTLAGTILAADQSVTMTSPDGQLVWKLDSHDGKATQSLQKKDKTILEPSQLGIKINDKDIADGIKGWNLQKVAENTKETFETRGKYPSGSVEFNEYLASGDNADIRIRARVFNDGVAFRYEWTDEMKSAPTLAIGSENTSFTFPGDATLWTQDANSALGPCEGVWSPSKIADFKKDKKNPRSYVRSMPITVELPDGGFAFIQEASNFDKQWGGIKFALDEGSCKALHFQDPQGFSVPSSISMPWRVILVADNLNALLHNDIVTSLAPEPDKTILPDGSRSSWIKPGRSTWTWWDRGNVREDDQYSFVDMASDFGWEYHLVDEGWKKWGKSLDESIDKVAKLVQYAADKNVGIWIWLRWSDVNNPANDWESMRTFFEKIAKTGIKGIKIDFMDSASKERLAFYDAVAKNLAKNKIMVNFHGANTPTGEERAWPHEMTREGIYGGEQNIWGTISGQHYCALPFTRLVSGHADFTGGYFGHGVKLRGSSWPLQMATNIIYTSPLLHWISNPKDMEAAFPKGSPERDLIRNIPSTWDETIVLSPSKIGECAAFARRSGDQWYIALMNGDAGERTVSIPLDFLKKDIPYKATILRDLSDKNDGWNVETKDASSQDKLDFTMRVKGGGIARLVPAGK, via the coding sequence ATGAAATATCCTATCATCCTCAGCAGTATTGCCGGTTTGACTCTTGCCGGGACTATTCTGGCCGCCGATCAGTCCGTCACCATGACCTCTCCGGACGGTCAACTCGTCTGGAAACTCGACTCCCACGACGGCAAAGCCACGCAATCTCTGCAGAAAAAAGACAAAACCATTCTGGAGCCATCCCAACTCGGCATCAAAATCAATGACAAGGACATTGCCGACGGAATCAAAGGATGGAACTTGCAAAAAGTAGCCGAAAACACGAAGGAAACTTTTGAAACTCGGGGGAAATATCCTTCCGGATCCGTCGAATTCAACGAATATCTGGCCTCGGGAGACAACGCGGACATCCGCATTCGTGCACGCGTCTTCAATGACGGCGTCGCTTTCCGTTACGAATGGACGGATGAGATGAAATCGGCTCCGACCCTGGCTATCGGCAGCGAAAACACGTCCTTCACATTCCCCGGCGACGCCACACTCTGGACTCAGGATGCCAATTCTGCTCTCGGTCCCTGCGAAGGTGTCTGGAGCCCTTCCAAAATAGCCGACTTCAAGAAGGACAAGAAGAATCCCCGCAGCTATGTCAGAAGCATGCCCATTACGGTGGAACTCCCGGATGGAGGCTTCGCGTTCATCCAGGAGGCAAGCAATTTCGATAAACAATGGGGCGGCATCAAATTCGCCCTCGACGAAGGGTCCTGCAAGGCTCTTCATTTCCAGGACCCTCAGGGATTCTCAGTTCCGTCTTCGATTTCCATGCCCTGGAGAGTCATCCTCGTCGCCGACAATTTGAATGCCCTGCTCCACAACGATATCGTCACATCGTTGGCTCCGGAACCCGATAAAACGATCCTTCCGGACGGTTCCCGTTCATCCTGGATCAAGCCCGGCCGTTCCACATGGACCTGGTGGGACCGCGGCAATGTCAGGGAAGACGACCAGTACTCCTTCGTAGACATGGCTTCCGACTTCGGCTGGGAATACCATCTCGTCGACGAAGGCTGGAAAAAATGGGGCAAATCCCTTGATGAAAGCATCGACAAAGTTGCCAAGCTCGTCCAATACGCCGCCGATAAAAACGTAGGCATCTGGATCTGGCTGCGCTGGTCGGACGTCAACAACCCGGCCAATGACTGGGAAAGCATGCGTACCTTCTTCGAGAAAATCGCAAAAACGGGGATTAAAGGAATCAAGATCGATTTCATGGACTCCGCCTCCAAGGAACGACTTGCTTTCTACGATGCCGTTGCCAAAAACCTGGCTAAAAACAAGATCATGGTCAACTTCCACGGCGCCAATACCCCTACGGGTGAAGAACGCGCCTGGCCTCATGAAATGACCCGTGAAGGCATCTACGGAGGCGAGCAAAACATCTGGGGTACCATCAGCGGCCAGCACTACTGCGCCCTCCCCTTCACACGCCTCGTCTCCGGACACGCGGATTTCACCGGCGGCTACTTCGGCCACGGAGTCAAGCTGCGCGGCTCCTCCTGGCCCCTGCAAATGGCCACCAACATCATCTACACGTCCCCGCTGCTGCACTGGATTTCCAATCCCAAGGATATGGAAGCCGCATTTCCGAAAGGCTCGCCGGAACGTGATCTCATCCGCAATATTCCTTCCACATGGGATGAGACTATCGTCCTTTCTCCCTCCAAAATCGGAGAATGCGCCGCCTTTGCCCGCCGAAGCGGCGACCAGTGGTACATTGCTCTCATGAATGGCGATGCCGGAGAACGCACCGTTTCTATCCCCCTTGACTTCCTCAAGAAGGACATTCCCTACAAGGCCACCATCCTCCGCGATCTCTCCGACAAGAACGACGGATGGAACGTGGAAACCAAAGATGCCTCCAGCCAGGACAAACTTGACTTCACCATGCGCGTCAAGGGCGGCGGTATCGCCCGGCTCGTACCCGCCGGCAAATAA
- the carB gene encoding carbamoyl-phosphate synthase large subunit, with the protein MAQRTDIHKILIIGSGPIIIGQACEFDYSGTQACKALRNAGYEVVLVNSNPATIMTDPAMADHTYIEPLTIDRITAVIDKERPDALLPNLGGQTALNLASKLHEEGILSKFNVEVIGVDLEAIARGEDRIIFKETMGKIGVPVAASEPIYTVEEAEKVAEKLGYPVVLRPAYTMGGTGGGIVYNVEELRDVVARGLAASLINQVLVEECALGWEELELEVVRDQKGQKITVCFIENVDPMGVHTGDSFCVAPMLTVPQEVQDKLQDYSYRILDAIGVTGGTNVQFAHNREDGRIIVIEINPRTSRSSALASKATGFPIASVSTQLATGITLDELPYWRKGSLEKYEPYGDYVVVKFARWAFEKFPKAADKLGTQMKAVGEVMSIGKNFKEAFQKAIRSLEIGRSGLGRVKKIAALSDTELKSRITYGNSQRFFQVYELLYRGTPVSEIVKLTSITPFFIEQMKELADFDVALNQYTWDTLPIEVLKQAKKEGFSDKYLAHAFGIEEKLVRQRRIEAGIIATYHTVPVSGVENAEYYYSSYNGSADEVPTSDHKKILIIGGGPNRIGQGIEFDYTCVHAAFALRDAGYESIMINCNPETVSTDFDTANKLYFEPITVEDVLTIYDKEKPEGVIVQFGGQTPLNIAQALKDAGVKILGTQPEGIRLAEDREYFRERMIALDILQPESGTARSLEEAIELGRKIGYPVMVRPSFVLGGRGMEVIYDEETLKRYAVEAIQVSPEYPMLIDRFLDNATEAEVDALADGEDTFVATVMEHIELAGIHSGDSACSIPPTSIPEKHIRTIEDHAAKIARDFKVHGILNVQFAICDDEVYIIEANPRASRTVPIVSKVTGVQMARYATQIMLGETLKSLGVKPRPTRFIGVKEAVFPFNMFPEVDPVLGPEMRATGEVLGVAEDFGMAYYKSQEAAGCTLPTSGKVLLTVSDRAKKDIAPLARDLADLGFTLVATEGTADCLSREGISTEAALKLHEGRPNLADMIKNKQINLIINTPAGRDSKIDDSYIRMLAIRHKIPYMTTIAAAKATVAAIRAAQTKTSIPKSLQEYHNA; encoded by the coding sequence ATGGCTCAACGTACTGATATCCACAAAATCCTCATCATCGGCTCCGGCCCCATCATCATCGGCCAGGCCTGTGAATTCGACTATTCGGGCACGCAGGCTTGCAAGGCTCTTCGCAATGCAGGCTACGAAGTCGTTCTGGTGAATTCCAATCCGGCCACGATCATGACGGATCCGGCCATGGCCGACCATACCTACATTGAGCCCCTGACCATTGACCGCATCACCGCCGTCATCGATAAGGAACGTCCGGATGCCCTGCTTCCCAACCTCGGTGGTCAAACGGCCCTCAACCTCGCATCTAAACTCCATGAAGAAGGCATCCTCTCCAAGTTCAATGTGGAGGTCATCGGCGTGGACCTGGAAGCCATCGCCCGTGGAGAAGACCGGATCATTTTCAAGGAAACCATGGGTAAAATCGGCGTACCCGTAGCTGCGTCCGAACCAATCTATACCGTCGAAGAAGCCGAGAAAGTTGCCGAAAAGCTCGGTTATCCCGTCGTCCTCCGCCCTGCCTACACCATGGGCGGTACCGGTGGCGGCATCGTCTACAATGTCGAGGAATTACGGGATGTCGTTGCCCGCGGCCTCGCCGCCTCTCTCATCAACCAGGTGCTCGTTGAAGAATGCGCCCTCGGCTGGGAAGAACTGGAACTTGAAGTCGTCCGTGACCAAAAGGGACAGAAAATCACCGTCTGCTTCATCGAAAACGTCGACCCCATGGGTGTCCACACGGGAGACAGCTTCTGTGTCGCCCCCATGCTGACCGTTCCCCAGGAAGTCCAGGACAAACTCCAGGACTACTCCTACCGCATCCTCGACGCCATCGGTGTCACCGGCGGTACCAATGTCCAGTTTGCCCACAACCGCGAAGACGGGCGCATCATCGTCATCGAAATCAATCCTCGTACGTCCCGTTCATCCGCCCTGGCATCCAAAGCCACCGGATTCCCTATTGCGTCGGTTTCCACCCAGCTCGCCACCGGCATCACGCTGGACGAGCTCCCCTATTGGAGAAAGGGATCTCTCGAAAAATACGAACCGTACGGCGATTACGTCGTCGTCAAATTTGCCCGCTGGGCCTTTGAAAAATTCCCGAAAGCCGCCGACAAGCTCGGTACCCAGATGAAGGCTGTCGGTGAAGTCATGAGTATCGGCAAAAACTTCAAGGAAGCCTTCCAGAAGGCGATCCGTTCCCTCGAAATCGGCCGCAGCGGCCTGGGTCGCGTCAAAAAAATCGCCGCACTCAGCGACACGGAACTGAAGTCACGCATCACCTACGGCAACAGCCAGCGCTTCTTCCAGGTGTACGAACTCCTCTACCGCGGTACGCCCGTCAGCGAAATTGTCAAACTCACCAGCATCACTCCCTTCTTCATCGAACAAATGAAGGAACTGGCCGACTTCGATGTCGCCCTCAACCAGTACACCTGGGACACTCTGCCCATCGAAGTACTCAAGCAAGCCAAGAAGGAAGGGTTCTCCGACAAATATCTTGCCCACGCTTTCGGTATCGAAGAAAAACTGGTGCGCCAGCGCCGCATCGAAGCCGGCATCATCGCTACCTACCACACGGTGCCCGTCAGCGGCGTGGAAAATGCGGAATACTACTATTCCTCCTACAATGGCTCTGCCGACGAAGTACCGACATCCGACCACAAGAAAATCCTTATCATCGGCGGCGGTCCCAACCGCATCGGCCAGGGGATCGAATTCGACTACACCTGTGTCCATGCCGCTTTTGCCCTGCGCGACGCAGGTTACGAGTCCATCATGATCAACTGTAACCCGGAAACCGTCTCCACGGACTTCGATACAGCCAACAAACTCTACTTCGAACCTATCACGGTAGAAGACGTCCTGACCATCTACGACAAGGAAAAACCCGAAGGAGTCATCGTCCAATTCGGAGGCCAAACCCCGCTGAACATTGCCCAGGCGCTCAAGGATGCCGGCGTCAAAATCCTCGGTACCCAGCCGGAAGGCATCCGCCTTGCCGAAGACCGCGAATACTTCCGCGAACGTATGATCGCTCTGGATATACTCCAGCCGGAGAGCGGCACAGCCCGTTCCCTGGAAGAAGCCATCGAACTCGGACGCAAGATCGGCTATCCCGTCATGGTCCGGCCGTCCTTCGTGCTCGGCGGCCGCGGCATGGAAGTCATCTACGACGAAGAAACTCTCAAGAGGTATGCCGTCGAAGCGATCCAGGTCAGCCCGGAATATCCGATGCTCATCGACCGCTTCCTCGACAACGCCACGGAAGCCGAAGTCGATGCCTTGGCCGACGGCGAAGATACCTTCGTCGCCACCGTCATGGAGCACATCGAGCTTGCGGGTATTCACTCCGGAGACTCTGCCTGTTCCATCCCTCCGACGAGTATCCCGGAAAAGCATATTCGCACGATCGAAGACCACGCCGCCAAAATTGCCCGCGACTTCAAAGTCCATGGCATCTTGAACGTCCAGTTCGCCATCTGCGACGATGAGGTATACATCATCGAAGCCAATCCGCGCGCCTCCCGTACCGTTCCCATCGTCTCGAAGGTAACAGGCGTACAAATGGCCCGCTATGCCACTCAAATCATGCTGGGAGAGACGCTCAAGAGCCTCGGTGTCAAGCCTCGGCCCACTCGTTTCATCGGAGTCAAGGAGGCAGTATTCCCCTTCAACATGTTCCCGGAAGTGGACCCCGTTCTCGGCCCCGAAATGCGTGCTACCGGCGAAGTACTGGGCGTAGCCGAAGACTTCGGCATGGCCTACTACAAATCCCAGGAAGCCGCGGGCTGTACCCTGCCGACCTCCGGCAAGGTTTTACTGACCGTTTCCGACCGGGCCAAGAAAGATATCGCTCCGCTTGCCCGCGATCTGGCAGATCTCGGTTTCACCCTCGTTGCAACGGAAGGTACGGCAGACTGTCTCAGCCGGGAAGGCATCTCCACGGAAGCCGCCCTTAAGCTGCACGAAGGCCGCCCGAATCTTGCGGACATGATCAAAAACAAGCAAATCAATCTGATCATCAACACTCCGGCCGGGCGTGACAGCAAAATTGATGATTCCTACATCCGCATGCTTGCCATCCGTCACAAGATCCCGTACATGACAACCATCGCTGCAGCCAAGGCGACTGTAGCCGCAATCCGTGCCGCTCAGACGAAAACCAGTATTCCAAAATCATTGCAAGAATACCATAACGCCTGA
- a CDS encoding MarR family transcriptional regulator, which translates to MNLTARQKHALVAVSHMTLRTPEGIPLKELAEVLGMALPSASVFVEGMVRKGLFVRTQNPHDRRSICITLSEKGKMNFKMLCSYMDEETRKLMDSVPPEERAIFVKIVDQFYNQLTNQPSD; encoded by the coding sequence TTGAATTTGACGGCCCGTCAAAAGCATGCCTTGGTCGCCGTCAGCCATATGACGTTGCGTACGCCGGAGGGTATTCCTCTGAAGGAACTGGCGGAGGTTTTGGGGATGGCTCTGCCGTCGGCTTCCGTTTTTGTAGAAGGCATGGTAAGGAAAGGGTTGTTTGTACGGACTCAGAATCCCCACGACAGGAGGTCGATTTGCATTACGTTGTCTGAAAAAGGGAAGATGAATTTCAAAATGCTCTGTTCCTACATGGATGAAGAAACCCGTAAGTTGATGGATTCGGTGCCTCCGGAAGAGCGGGCTATTTTTGTCAAGATTGTGGATCAGTTCTACAATCAGTTGACAAATCAGCCTTCCGATTGA
- a CDS encoding discoidin domain-containing protein encodes MKPYSIALLLSCFPVALSPCARAAGEVPPQPPQEAGAPRPGNVQAVLNGDLQACLDFAKSPDSSKIIYRWLIESTIPKETLEQLGKNGFLSRFAGDQEWMEGFFNSGPVPNIGLALEKLAALYRRDPKIASHPLYRKLATATALEYARQSDKEMNNPKKKKDFHPSWTDERMFQTYDYYRTSHAKGLLNPVFDTLDYWDMRILTGRGPGDWTSPESLTWLRDNVRLPAQQYVGACWQAPYRLHNEFGESIHSGASYYAPFDGMFKGGRAEMTREVGAVCGGLSTYGATAAIANGVPALTMGEPGHCAYTVRPDKEWVPAYSLSWKRGCHWNFYGEKWSLLIATQNTFSDKAARDLSGKLVVLGDAARKAGHKDRAGELYRAALEVQPINFAHWQQYLDWCSREGGLGRNQWQEVSRQIVNAYGKDYPEIAWMLLSGKVYPVLIPLLETPQEKEAEIRNFHQSLDRMKPANWDFPGALAKQMDYLGGDEAAAGTMMKVLMDEHMKSQDYVAPSLVWCSELTAAYPSLKDQFYKSVASAGSDIGDKVLEQLASSIIMQAEKTGDIQSFQAAGSLLKDRFHPKLPRFDPFPGELLSSGGMLIPNSVHERYGPPWQHWGVLEACGGFFHTNNKEDATEVKVILPRMGELSGIVVVSRKSHVERGDGTVVEVSEDGSDWKEVGTIEKMQQVQRIDLGGKNVRAKYVRLKCNRKDYFHLDGILVYGRRLA; translated from the coding sequence ATGAAACCGTATTCCATTGCTCTATTGTTAAGTTGTTTTCCTGTAGCGCTGTCGCCTTGCGCACGGGCTGCGGGAGAAGTGCCTCCGCAGCCGCCTCAAGAGGCTGGGGCTCCTCGTCCAGGGAATGTTCAAGCCGTATTGAACGGCGATTTGCAGGCCTGCCTGGATTTTGCCAAATCGCCGGATTCGTCCAAAATCATTTACCGCTGGCTGATAGAATCAACCATTCCGAAAGAGACGTTGGAACAACTCGGGAAGAATGGCTTCTTGTCCCGCTTTGCCGGTGATCAGGAATGGATGGAAGGATTTTTCAATTCCGGTCCGGTTCCAAATATCGGATTGGCGTTGGAGAAATTAGCTGCCTTGTATCGGCGAGATCCCAAAATAGCATCCCATCCTCTTTATCGTAAATTGGCGACGGCTACTGCTCTGGAATACGCGCGCCAGTCCGACAAGGAAATGAATAATCCGAAAAAGAAGAAGGATTTTCATCCATCATGGACGGATGAGCGCATGTTCCAAACCTACGATTATTACAGGACAAGCCATGCCAAAGGATTGTTGAATCCCGTATTCGATACCCTGGATTACTGGGATATGCGTATTCTGACCGGGCGCGGCCCGGGAGATTGGACCTCTCCCGAGTCCTTGACATGGCTCCGGGATAATGTCCGCCTGCCCGCCCAGCAGTATGTGGGGGCCTGCTGGCAGGCTCCCTACCGTTTGCACAACGAATTTGGTGAGAGTATCCATAGCGGAGCCAGCTATTATGCTCCGTTTGACGGCATGTTCAAAGGGGGGCGGGCCGAGATGACTCGCGAGGTCGGTGCCGTGTGCGGCGGCCTTTCCACCTATGGGGCGACGGCGGCTATAGCCAATGGAGTGCCTGCACTGACAATGGGGGAACCGGGGCACTGCGCTTATACGGTGAGACCGGACAAGGAGTGGGTTCCGGCTTATTCCCTCTCATGGAAACGCGGATGTCACTGGAATTTCTATGGAGAGAAATGGTCCCTCTTGATTGCGACTCAGAATACGTTTAGCGATAAAGCCGCCCGCGACTTGTCCGGCAAGCTTGTCGTGCTCGGAGATGCTGCCCGCAAGGCTGGTCATAAAGATCGTGCCGGAGAACTTTACCGGGCGGCTCTGGAAGTGCAACCGATCAATTTTGCCCATTGGCAGCAGTATCTGGACTGGTGCAGTCGGGAAGGCGGTTTGGGACGGAACCAATGGCAGGAGGTTTCCCGTCAAATCGTGAATGCTTATGGAAAGGATTATCCCGAGATTGCCTGGATGCTTCTGTCCGGGAAGGTTTACCCTGTGCTGATCCCCCTGCTGGAGACGCCGCAAGAAAAGGAAGCTGAAATCCGGAACTTCCATCAGAGCCTCGACCGCATGAAACCCGCCAACTGGGATTTTCCCGGAGCTCTTGCCAAACAGATGGACTACCTCGGCGGCGATGAGGCTGCGGCCGGTACGATGATGAAAGTCTTGATGGATGAACACATGAAATCCCAGGATTACGTAGCTCCTTCCCTGGTCTGGTGTTCGGAGTTAACGGCGGCTTATCCGTCCCTCAAGGATCAGTTTTACAAGTCGGTGGCCTCTGCAGGCAGTGATATCGGAGACAAGGTTCTGGAACAACTGGCTTCTTCCATCATCATGCAGGCCGAAAAAACGGGCGACATTCAATCCTTCCAGGCGGCAGGTTCGTTGCTCAAGGATCGTTTCCACCCCAAGTTGCCGCGGTTTGATCCCTTCCCGGGGGAATTGCTTTCATCCGGCGGCATGCTCATTCCCAATTCCGTTCATGAACGTTACGGTCCACCCTGGCAGCACTGGGGCGTTCTGGAAGCCTGCGGCGGTTTTTTCCATACAAATAACAAAGAAGATGCGACCGAGGTCAAAGTCATTCTTCCCCGCATGGGTGAACTTTCCGGGATTGTAGTTGTTTCCCGCAAGTCGCATGTGGAACGCGGAGATGGCACGGTTGTTGAAGTTTCCGAAGACGGTTCCGATTGGAAAGAAGTCGGAACCATCGAAAAAATGCAGCAGGTTCAGAGGATTGATCTGGGCGGCAAGAATGTCCGCGCCAAGTATGTTCGCCTGAAGTGCAACAGGAAGGATTATTTCCACCTGGATGGCATTCTCGTTTACGGAAGGAGGCTCGCATGA